One Phocaeicola dorei genomic region harbors:
- a CDS encoding ATP-binding protein: protein METVNRILQEKITARIAPNKAVLIFGARRVGKTVMMRKIVDNYSGRTMMLNGEDYDTLALLENRSIANYRHLLDGIDLLAIDEAQNIPQIGSILKLIVDEIPGISVLASGSSSFDLLNKTGEPLVGRSTQFLLTPFSQREIAQTETALETRQNLEARLIYGSYPEVVMMENYERKTDYLRDIVGAYLLKDILAIDGLKNSSKMRDLLRLIAFQLGSEVSYEELGKQLGMSKTTVEKYLDLLEKVFVIYRLGAYSRNLRKEVTKAGKWYFYDNGIRNAIIGAFSPLAIRQDVGALWENYIIGERRKANFNEGLHREFYFWRTYDKQEIDLIEESADSLTALEFKWGNKMPAAPKAFQEAYPYAEFHVVNRENYLEFV from the coding sequence ATGGAAACAGTAAATAGAATACTTCAAGAGAAGATTACAGCACGAATCGCGCCCAATAAAGCAGTACTGATTTTTGGTGCTCGCCGTGTTGGTAAAACGGTAATGATGCGTAAAATTGTGGACAACTATTCAGGTAGGACGATGATGCTCAACGGCGAAGACTACGACACATTAGCACTATTGGAGAATCGCTCAATAGCCAATTATCGGCATTTATTGGATGGTATTGATTTGCTGGCTATTGATGAGGCACAGAACATACCACAAATCGGTAGTATTCTGAAGTTGATAGTTGATGAAATACCGGGAATAAGTGTCTTGGCAAGTGGTTCTTCGTCATTCGATTTGCTGAATAAGACTGGTGAACCGTTGGTCGGCCGCAGTACGCAATTTCTCCTTACACCATTCTCGCAACGGGAAATCGCACAGACGGAAACGGCACTTGAAACCCGCCAGAACCTCGAAGCGCGCTTGATTTACGGTTCCTATCCCGAAGTAGTAATGATGGAGAACTATGAACGTAAAACAGACTACCTACGTGATATTGTCGGTGCATACCTGCTTAAAGATATCTTAGCAATTGACGGCTTAAAAAATTCGAGCAAGATGCGCGATCTACTGCGATTGATAGCTTTTCAGTTGGGCAGCGAAGTTTCTTACGAAGAGTTAGGTAAACAACTCGGCATGAGCAAGACGACCGTTGAAAAATACCTCGACCTATTGGAAAAGGTCTTCGTTATCTATCGTCTGGGGGCTTATTCGCGTAACCTACGCAAGGAGGTTACAAAAGCTGGCAAGTGGTACTTCTACGACAACGGCATTCGCAATGCCATTATCGGGGCTTTCTCACCGCTGGCCATTCGGCAGGATGTCGGTGCGCTGTGGGAGAACTACATCATCGGAGAGCGGCGCAAAGCGAACTTCAATGAGGGACTGCACAGGGAGTTCTATTTCTGGCGCACCTACGACAAACAGGAAATCGACCTGATTGAGGAGAGTGCCGACAGTCTTACCGCCTTGGAGTTCAAGTGGGGAAATAAAATGCCGGCCGCACCGAAAGCCTTCCAAGAAGCCTATCCCTATGCCGAGTTTCATGTGGTAAATCGGGAGAATTATTTGGAGTTCGTATAA
- the mobB gene encoding conjugal transfer protein MobB, translating into MVAKISVGSSLYGAIAYNGEKINEAQGRLLTTNRIYNDGSGTVDIGKAMEGFLTFLPPQMKIEKPVVHISLNPHPEDVLTDIELQNIAREYLEKLGFGNQPYLVFKHEDIDRHHLHIVTVNVDENGKRLNRDFLYRRSDRIRRELEQKYGLHPAERKNQRLDNPLRKVAASAGDVKKQVGNTVKALNGQYRFQTMGEYRALLSLYNMTVEEARGNVRGREYHGLVYSVTDDKGNKVGNPFKSSLFGKSAGYEAVQKKFVRSKSEIKDRKLADMTKRTVLSVLQGTYDKDKFVSQLKEKGIDTVLRYTEEGRIYGATFIDHRTGCVLNGSRMGKELSANALQEHFTLPYAGQPPIPLSIPVDAADKAHGQTAYDSEDISGGMGLLTPEGPAVDAEEEAFIRAMKRKKKKKRKGLGM; encoded by the coding sequence ATGGTCGCAAAAATCAGTGTAGGAAGTTCGTTGTACGGCGCGATTGCCTACAACGGGGAGAAGATTAACGAGGCGCAGGGGCGGCTTCTCACCACCAACCGCATCTACAATGACGGTTCGGGAACGGTGGACATAGGCAAGGCGATGGAGGGTTTTCTCACCTTCCTGCCACCGCAGATGAAGATCGAGAAGCCGGTGGTGCATATCTCTCTCAACCCGCACCCGGAGGATGTGCTGACCGATATTGAGTTGCAGAATATCGCCCGCGAGTATCTGGAAAAACTCGGTTTCGGAAACCAGCCTTATCTTGTATTCAAGCACGAGGACATCGACCGCCACCACCTGCACATCGTGACGGTCAACGTGGACGAGAACGGGAAAAGGCTCAACCGGGATTTTCTCTACCGCCGCAGCGACCGTATCCGCAGGGAACTGGAACAGAAGTACGGATTGCATCCGGCAGAACGTAAAAATCAGAGATTGGATAATCCGTTGCGCAAGGTGGCCGCATCGGCAGGTGATGTGAAGAAGCAGGTAGGCAACACCGTGAAGGCTCTGAATGGGCAGTACCGTTTCCAGACGATGGGCGAATACCGTGCGCTCCTTTCCTTATATAATATGACGGTGGAGGAAGCGAGGGGCAACGTGCGCGGACGGGAGTATCACGGGCTGGTCTATTCCGTCACGGACGACAAGGGTAACAAGGTGGGCAACCCGTTCAAATCCTCGCTTTTCGGGAAGTCCGCAGGCTATGAAGCCGTACAGAAGAAGTTTGTCCGTTCCAAATCGGAAATCAAGGATAGGAAACTGGCAGACATGACGAAACGCACCGTCCTTTCCGTGCTGCAAGGCACTTATGACAAGGACAAATTTGTATCCCAACTCAAAGAGAAGGGCATCGACACCGTACTGCGCTACACAGAGGAAGGGCGCATCTATGGGGCTACCTTCATCGACCACCGCACGGGATGCGTGCTGAACGGTTCGCGCATGGGTAAGGAGCTTTCGGCGAATGCCTTGCAGGAACACTTCACCCTGCCATACGCCGGACAACCGCCGATACCGCTATCCATCCCTGTGGATGCTGCGGACAAGGCACACGGGCAGACCGCCTACGACAGTGAAGATATATCGGGCGGTATGGGCTTGCTCACTCCCGAAGGTCCGGCGGTAGATGCCGAGGAAGAGGCTTTCATCCGGGCGATGAAGCGCAAAAAGAAGAAAAAACGCAAGGGCTTGGGTATGTAA
- the mobC gene encoding conjugal transfer protein MobC, which produces MSQQEDDLRALAKIMDFLRAVSIILVVMNVYWFCYEAIRLWGVNIGVVDKILLNFDRTAGLFHSILYTKLFSVLLLALSCLGTKGVKGEKITWGRIWTAFAVGFVLFFLNWWLLPLPLPLEAVTGLYVLTIGTGYVCLLMGGLWMSRLLKHNLMEDVFNNENESFMQETRLIESEYSVNLPTRFYYRKRWNNGWINVVNPFRASIVLGTPGSGKSYAVVNNFIKQQIEKGFSQYIYDFKYPDLSTIAYNHLLNHPDGYKVKPKFYVINFDDPRRSHRCNPIHPDFMEDITDAYESAYTIMLNLNKTWVQKQGDFFVESPIILFASIIWYLKIYQNGKFCTFPHAIEFLNRRYEDIFPILTSYPELENYLSPFMDAWLGGAAEQLMGQIASAKIPLSRMISPQLYWVMSDSEFTLDINNPEEPKILCVGNNPDRQNIYGAALGLYNSRIVKLINKKGMLKSSVIIDELPTIYFKGLDNLIATARSNKVAVCLGFQDFSQLVRDYGDKEAKVVMNTVGNIFSGQVVGETAKTLSERFGKVLQKRQSISINRQDVSTSINTQMDALIPPSKISGLTQGMFVGSVSDNFNERIEQKIFHCEIVVDAEKVKREESAYKKIPVITNFTDEDGNDRMKETVQANYRRIKEEVKQIVQEELERIKNDPVLCKLLPDNETV; this is translated from the coding sequence ATGTCACAACAAGAAGACGATTTGAGGGCATTGGCGAAAATCATGGATTTTCTGCGTGCCGTGAGTATCATTTTAGTGGTCATGAACGTGTACTGGTTCTGCTACGAAGCCATCCGGCTGTGGGGCGTGAACATCGGCGTGGTGGACAAAATCCTTCTGAACTTCGACCGCACGGCGGGGCTGTTCCATTCCATTCTCTACACGAAGCTGTTTTCCGTCCTTTTGCTTGCCTTGTCCTGTCTGGGTACGAAGGGTGTCAAGGGTGAGAAAATCACTTGGGGGAGAATCTGGACAGCATTTGCCGTCGGGTTCGTGCTGTTTTTCCTGAACTGGTGGTTGCTGCCCCTGCCGCTGCCGCTTGAAGCGGTGACGGGACTGTATGTCCTTACCATTGGAACGGGCTATGTCTGCCTGTTGATGGGTGGTCTGTGGATGAGCCGCCTGTTGAAACACAATTTGATGGAGGATGTTTTCAACAACGAGAACGAGAGTTTCATGCAGGAAACGAGGCTTATCGAAAGCGAGTATTCGGTCAATCTGCCGACACGTTTCTATTACAGGAAACGCTGGAACAACGGTTGGATCAATGTAGTTAATCCCTTCCGTGCGTCCATCGTGTTGGGTACGCCGGGCAGCGGCAAGTCCTATGCCGTGGTAAACAATTTTATCAAGCAACAGATTGAAAAGGGCTTTAGTCAATACATCTACGATTTCAAGTATCCCGACCTATCTACTATTGCCTACAACCATTTGCTGAACCACCCGGACGGCTACAAGGTAAAGCCGAAGTTCTATGTGATCAACTTCGACGACCCGCGACGCTCTCATCGGTGCAATCCCATTCACCCGGATTTTATGGAAGATATTACGGATGCCTATGAGAGTGCCTACACAATAATGCTCAACCTCAATAAAACGTGGGTGCAAAAGCAGGGCGACTTCTTCGTGGAGTCACCTATCATTCTGTTTGCCAGTATTATCTGGTATCTCAAAATCTATCAGAACGGGAAGTTTTGCACGTTTCCCCATGCTATCGAGTTTCTGAACCGCCGTTACGAGGATATATTTCCGATACTGACCTCTTATCCGGAGCTGGAGAACTACCTTTCGCCGTTCATGGATGCGTGGCTTGGAGGGGCTGCGGAGCAGCTCATGGGTCAGATAGCGTCGGCAAAAATCCCGCTTTCGAGGATGATTTCACCGCAGCTCTACTGGGTGATGTCAGACAGCGAGTTTACGCTGGACATCAACAATCCCGAAGAGCCGAAAATCCTCTGCGTGGGTAACAATCCCGACCGTCAGAATATCTACGGTGCGGCACTCGGTCTGTATAATTCCCGTATCGTGAAGCTCATCAACAAGAAGGGGATGCTGAAGTCATCGGTCATCATCGACGAGTTGCCCACAATATACTTCAAAGGGTTGGACAATCTTATAGCTACCGCCCGAAGCAACAAGGTTGCCGTGTGTCTGGGCTTTCAGGATTTCAGCCAGTTAGTGCGTGACTACGGGGACAAAGAGGCGAAAGTGGTGATGAACACTGTCGGCAATATTTTCTCCGGTCAGGTGGTGGGGGAAACAGCCAAGACGCTCTCCGAGCGGTTCGGTAAGGTGTTGCAGAAACGGCAGTCCATCTCCATCAACCGGCAGGATGTTTCCACCTCCATCAACACGCAGATGGACGCGCTCATTCCACCGAGTAAGATTTCCGGGCTTACGCAGGGAATGTTTGTCGGTTCTGTATCCGACAACTTCAACGAGCGTATCGAGCAGAAGATTTTTCATTGCGAGATTGTGGTGGATGCCGAAAAGGTGAAACGGGAAGAAAGTGCCTACAAGAAAATTCCCGTCATTACAAACTTCACGGACGAGGACGGCAACGACCGCATGAAGGAAACGGTGCAGGCGAACTACCGGCGCATCAAGGAAGAGGTGAAGCAGATTGTGCAGGAGGAACTGGAGCGTATCAAAAACGATCCGGTGCTGTGTAAACTGCTACCAGATAATGAGACTGTCTAA
- a CDS encoding dihydrofolate reductase family protein → MGKVQILAVLTMDGCLSSELYDKAHQDLCLDRCGLDEIRKKAFYRVTPDYSISMLHEWRKDCTNIRYLAEATPDTADYINGLLRMHAVDEIILYTVPFISGSGRHFFKSALPEQHWTLSSLKSYPNGVCRIIYILDKKAR, encoded by the coding sequence ATGGGTAAAGTTCAGATTCTCGCCGTACTGACGATGGACGGATGTCTTTCTTCAGAGTTATATGATAAAGCACATCAGGATTTGTGCCTTGACCGTTGCGGTCTTGATGAAATCAGGAAGAAAGCCTTTTACCGTGTGACACCGGACTATTCCATTTCAATGCTGCACGAATGGAGAAAAGACTGCACAAACATCCGTTACCTCGCGGAAGCCACACCGGACACGGCAGACTATATAAACGGACTGCTGCGGATGCACGCTGTGGATGAAATCATACTATACACCGTTCCTTTCATATCCGGAAGCGGACGACATTTTTTTAAGTCGGCTCTGCCAGAGCAACACTGGACGCTTTCCTCTTTGAAAAGCTATCCCAACGGTGTATGTCGCATTATCTATATCCTTGATAAAAAAGCAAGATAG
- a CDS encoding RteC domain-containing protein, producing the protein MNYFLLAETDFFRLINEAGDCNMETAYTAFATQVIELCNGGMDMNLTVIALAYIEIELQHHPVRNLSEEKREIAAYVSKALSFVRKMQKFLATPQVPPLISANNATETTASLLQWTGNAIDLVELIYGIDVMGCINNGNMPLKQLAPLLYKIFGVDSKDCYRFYTDIKRRKNESRTYFIDRMQEKLNERMLRDEELERMRK; encoded by the coding sequence ATGAATTATTTCTTGCTGGCGGAAACCGACTTTTTCCGCCTGATAAACGAAGCCGGCGACTGCAATATGGAAACGGCATACACGGCTTTCGCCACCCAAGTGATCGAACTGTGCAACGGCGGCATGGACATGAACCTTACCGTCATCGCGCTTGCCTACATCGAAATCGAGTTGCAGCACCATCCCGTACGTAATCTGTCAGAAGAAAAAAGAGAGATTGCCGCCTACGTCAGCAAGGCTCTGTCTTTCGTAAGAAAGATGCAGAAATTCCTTGCCACGCCCCAAGTGCCACCACTAATATCCGCCAACAACGCAACAGAAACCACCGCCAGCCTTCTTCAATGGACGGGCAATGCCATCGACCTCGTGGAACTTATCTACGGCATAGACGTGATGGGCTGCATCAACAACGGCAATATGCCGCTCAAACAGCTCGCCCCACTTCTCTATAAGATATTCGGGGTTGATTCTAAAGACTGCTACCGCTTCTACACTGATATCAAACGCCGGAAGAACGAAAGCCGCACCTATTTCATTGACAGGATGCAGGAAAAACTGAACGAGAGAATGTTGCGTGATGAGGAGTTGGAGCGGATGAGAAAATAA
- a CDS encoding P-loop NTPase fold protein: METKLQSKQQYPRFIQNKPCGIDKFDGGSQERLAKTIARHFCQNDSLDEECTLPRIIGIEGIWGSGKSNVVKMLERELSDDYYFFEYDAWGHQEDLQRRSILELLTSKLIDDGILSGNATIKVKGGGTKTVSWSEKLKYLLARKTETVTEKYPLISNGMVAAFLVAVLTPIFTFIAYAVKPTPTTWWFSLLSIIIAALPVLIALCVWKWAYSKDHKYGWSYMLAIYQDKVEKDVCYETLSEDEPTVYEFKTWMQDISDFIKEKGQRKLVLVFDNMDRLPAEKVKELWSSIHTFFADSGFENVWAVIPFDETHLACAFGDETDEQTKQLTKYFINKTFPIVYRVAPPVITDYRSIFNKLFVEAFGETENEAKETINRIFRLVNPNANVREIISYINEMVALKQEWCNEILMINIALFCLKKTDILANPVEQILSGDYLNGIQTIINNDLQTQREIAALVYGVDVEDARQIPLKKYIEGCINGEEDHDINQYAETNKQFDTVLEEVIQCMDNALIDKIIHCLHKLTRKSDVILRVWQRIAQLKLKESIEKQVFPVEYQELLLHLDTESQNHVIAQLYKKIVRFNDFNGGDYFKTLDAIDRFIAQNKLACDFTSLIEAKTVKPNTFIDYIQAANATDAAYRDNATTKAYKYYQVATNSEALDNYLANLLPDNFDHADIVKTLKDNSTYTFPTLLQAITNCIDEQNVNKDNIGAIFTTYRLLASDEERPLPVTLDSTYINQLHSELETDGRNIKESGYYDLVAMQLAHGHSVSLIEGGDIKYVAELMDYYVDHGDLLVNSVGWNIPLLNETLQYMVNHKLGYKLLLSDILPQFEDIKNRIGVTDEVFIEHLAEWNTDLDKYITKNNIKDVIPDASFYDLTTKISNVLTDHINKIAFEALSEISVDTLYAQRTAHTSYYWFVAIKHLLAKIKSLPDNLTEFGKKILMDIASGTQSLNPFPNCFKNIVERLDKRKIKSTVTDIRNDFCIGKKTINAIKFQFFETWLRSHGNLKSQAGDVIDKIVKPVISDGACRSLILQNKDFYMDLINTAGDDAYELKKSLRNLIQKDSDPQLVKFVNSIDSVPEVETA; the protein is encoded by the coding sequence ATGGAAACAAAACTACAATCCAAACAGCAATATCCGCGGTTTATCCAAAATAAACCGTGTGGTATTGACAAATTCGATGGAGGTTCGCAAGAAAGGTTGGCAAAAACTATTGCTCGCCATTTTTGTCAGAATGATTCATTGGATGAGGAATGTACTTTACCTCGAATTATCGGCATCGAAGGTATTTGGGGATCTGGAAAATCCAACGTGGTTAAAATGTTGGAACGTGAATTATCAGACGACTATTACTTTTTTGAGTATGACGCATGGGGACATCAAGAGGACTTGCAACGCCGCTCTATATTGGAATTGCTTACAAGCAAACTTATTGATGATGGTATCCTATCTGGAAATGCAACAATAAAAGTCAAAGGTGGAGGTACGAAAACCGTATCATGGTCTGAAAAGCTGAAATATTTATTAGCCCGTAAAACGGAGACCGTAACCGAAAAATATCCCCTTATCAGTAATGGTATGGTTGCGGCATTTTTGGTTGCAGTTTTAACTCCGATATTTACATTTATTGCGTATGCAGTAAAACCTACACCCACAACATGGTGGTTTTCTTTATTGTCTATTATCATAGCTGCACTGCCAGTTCTTATTGCATTGTGCGTTTGGAAATGGGCATATAGCAAAGATCATAAATATGGATGGAGTTATATGTTAGCTATTTATCAAGATAAAGTCGAAAAGGACGTTTGCTATGAGACTTTGAGCGAAGACGAACCAACGGTTTACGAGTTCAAAACATGGATGCAAGACATTTCTGATTTTATCAAGGAAAAAGGACAACGTAAATTAGTCCTTGTTTTTGACAACATGGATCGTCTCCCCGCTGAAAAAGTAAAAGAATTATGGTCTTCTATCCATACGTTCTTCGCCGATAGCGGTTTTGAAAATGTTTGGGCTGTTATTCCTTTCGATGAAACACATTTAGCTTGTGCATTCGGAGATGAGACCGACGAACAAACGAAACAACTGACCAAGTATTTTATCAATAAAACTTTCCCTATTGTTTATCGTGTTGCTCCTCCTGTTATTACCGACTATCGAAGTATATTCAACAAACTGTTTGTTGAAGCATTTGGAGAAACAGAAAATGAAGCGAAAGAAACTATAAATCGGATATTCAGATTGGTAAATCCTAATGCCAATGTTAGGGAAATTATATCATATATCAATGAGATGGTCGCTCTTAAACAAGAGTGGTGTAACGAAATTTTGATGATAAACATAGCATTGTTCTGTTTGAAGAAGACGGATATTCTGGCAAATCCAGTAGAACAAATATTGTCCGGCGACTATCTGAATGGCATTCAAACAATAATTAACAATGATCTGCAAACACAACGCGAAATTGCAGCTTTGGTATATGGTGTCGATGTTGAAGATGCTCGACAAATTCCATTGAAAAAATATATTGAAGGCTGCATCAACGGAGAAGAAGACCACGACATAAATCAATATGCAGAGACTAATAAACAATTTGACACTGTATTAGAAGAAGTTATACAATGTATGGACAATGCGCTTATCGATAAGATTATACATTGTTTGCATAAATTAACTCGAAAGAGCGATGTTATTCTGCGTGTATGGCAAAGAATAGCACAATTGAAATTAAAAGAATCCATAGAGAAGCAGGTGTTCCCTGTCGAATACCAAGAACTGCTGTTGCATTTAGACACGGAAAGCCAAAACCATGTGATTGCTCAATTATATAAGAAGATAGTTCGGTTCAATGACTTCAATGGCGGCGACTATTTCAAAACGTTAGATGCAATAGACAGGTTTATTGCGCAAAATAAGTTGGCGTGCGATTTTACGTCATTGATTGAAGCAAAAACAGTCAAGCCAAATACATTTATCGATTATATTCAAGCTGCAAATGCAACAGATGCTGCCTATCGGGATAACGCGACAACTAAAGCATATAAATATTATCAAGTAGCAACAAATTCGGAGGCGCTCGATAATTATTTGGCAAACTTACTACCCGATAATTTCGACCATGCAGATATTGTAAAAACGTTAAAAGATAATTCTACCTATACGTTTCCAACGCTTTTGCAAGCGATCACGAATTGCATTGATGAACAGAATGTAAATAAAGATAATATAGGGGCTATATTTACAACCTATCGTTTATTGGCATCTGACGAAGAAAGACCTTTACCTGTAACGTTAGATTCAACCTACATAAATCAGTTGCATTCTGAATTAGAAACTGATGGCCGAAACATTAAAGAGTCTGGATATTACGATTTAGTCGCCATGCAATTGGCACATGGTCATTCCGTTTCCTTAATAGAGGGTGGAGATATAAAATATGTTGCAGAACTCATGGACTATTATGTGGATCATGGAGACTTATTAGTAAATAGTGTGGGATGGAATATACCGCTATTAAATGAAACACTACAATACATGGTAAATCATAAACTTGGCTATAAATTATTGCTCTCAGACATATTGCCCCAATTTGAAGATATTAAGAACAGAATAGGTGTAACGGATGAGGTATTTATCGAGCATTTAGCAGAGTGGAATACCGATTTGGATAAGTATATCACTAAGAACAATATTAAAGATGTAATTCCTGACGCATCTTTTTACGATTTGACCACTAAAATAAGCAATGTCCTGACCGATCATATCAATAAAATAGCGTTCGAAGCGTTGTCTGAAATAAGTGTTGATACATTATACGCCCAAAGAACAGCACATACATCATATTATTGGTTTGTCGCAATAAAACATTTACTGGCTAAAATCAAATCCTTGCCAGATAACTTGACTGAATTTGGCAAAAAGATTCTGATGGATATTGCTTCTGGAACTCAAAGTTTGAATCCTTTCCCTAATTGTTTCAAGAATATAGTTGAAAGATTGGATAAACGAAAAATTAAATCGACAGTTACCGATATAAGAAATGATTTCTGCATCGGTAAAAAGACTATCAATGCAATAAAGTTTCAATTTTTCGAAACATGGCTTAGATCGCATGGTAATTTGAAAAGTCAAGCTGGAGACGTTATTGATAAAATAGTGAAACCTGTAATTTCCGATGGGGCATGCCGTTCATTGATTCTGCAAAACAAAGATTTTTATATGGATTTAATAAATACAGCAGGGGATGATGCTTATGAATTGAAAAAGAGTCTCCGAAACCTCATACAAAAAGATTCAGATCCGCAATTGGTTAAATTTGTCAATTCGATAGATTCAGTACCTGAGGTTGAAACCGCGTAA
- the mobA gene encoding conjugal transfer protein MobA — MKEKRKSKSGRNPKLDPAVYRYTVRFNEEEHNRFLAMFGKSGVYARSVFLKAHFFGQPFKVLKVDKTLVDYYTKLSDFHAQFRAVGTNYNQVVKELRLHFSEKKAMALLYKLEQHTVELVKLSRRIVELSREMEAKWSQKSV; from the coding sequence ATGAAAGAGAAAAGGAAAAGCAAATCAGGGAGAAATCCCAAACTTGATCCGGCGGTGTACCGGTACACCGTCCGTTTCAACGAGGAGGAACACAACCGTTTCCTCGCCATGTTCGGAAAATCGGGTGTCTATGCACGGTCTGTTTTCCTCAAAGCGCACTTCTTCGGGCAACCGTTCAAGGTGCTGAAGGTGGACAAGACGTTGGTGGACTATTACACCAAACTGTCGGATTTTCATGCACAATTCCGTGCCGTGGGTACGAATTACAACCAAGTCGTGAAGGAACTGAGGCTGCATTTTTCAGAGAAAAAGGCGATGGCGTTGCTCTACAAATTAGAGCAACACACCGTCGAACTCGTGAAACTGAGCCGCCGGATTGTGGAACTTTCAAGGGAAATGGAGGCAAAATGGTCGCAAAAATCAGTGTAG